A genomic stretch from Hyalangium ruber includes:
- the glmS gene encoding glutamine--fructose-6-phosphate transaminase (isomerizing) → MCGIVGYVGDKESAPILVSGLKKLEYRGYDSAGVAVVNRNTLNVVRATGKLRNLENRVQQEVPQGTIGIGHTRWATHGRPSDENAHPHSYKGVAVVHNGIIENHLALKEELRAKGHVFSSETDTEVFAHLISDELERGVDLVDAVRLAIKQVKGTYALAVVSASDPNRIVCTKDSSPMVLGLGQGQNFVASDVPALLEHTRDFVYMEEGDLAVVTAQRIDIYNRQGNIVNRPTRRIDWTPMMAEKGGHKHFMHKEIWEQPRAVADTLRGRMLLSEGDIHFEGWNLSPEKVRSLTKITILACGTSWHSGMAGKHMIETLARLPVEVELASEFRYRDPIVDPTHLSIAISQSGETADTLAAFKEAKARGAMSLAICNVMGSAMTREAEISVLTNAGPEIGVASTKAFTTQLVTLYMLAVKLGRMRGTLTVKAAQEHLTHLTEIPKMIEDVLKCEASVKRVAREFMNSQDFLFLGRGPMHPVALEGALKLKEISYIHAEGYAGGEMKHGPIALIDEKMPVVVIAPKQPHVAYEKIIGNIEEVRARGGKVIAVIDEDDSHVAGLADHVIRIPPACALLAPVVATIPLQLLAYHVAEMRGNDVDQPRNLAKSVTVE, encoded by the coding sequence ATGTGCGGGATCGTTGGTTATGTCGGTGACAAGGAGTCGGCTCCCATCCTGGTGTCCGGCCTGAAGAAGTTGGAGTACCGGGGATACGACTCGGCGGGCGTGGCGGTGGTGAACCGCAACACGCTCAACGTGGTGCGCGCCACCGGCAAGCTGCGCAACCTCGAGAACCGTGTGCAGCAGGAGGTGCCCCAGGGCACCATCGGCATCGGCCACACGCGGTGGGCCACGCACGGCCGTCCCTCGGACGAGAACGCGCACCCGCACTCGTACAAGGGCGTGGCGGTGGTCCACAACGGCATCATCGAGAACCACCTGGCGCTCAAGGAGGAGCTGCGGGCCAAGGGCCACGTGTTCTCCTCGGAGACGGACACCGAGGTGTTCGCCCACCTGATCTCCGATGAGCTGGAGCGGGGCGTGGATCTGGTGGACGCGGTGCGCCTGGCCATCAAGCAGGTGAAGGGCACCTACGCGCTGGCCGTGGTGAGCGCCAGCGACCCGAACCGCATCGTCTGCACCAAGGACTCCTCGCCGATGGTGCTGGGGCTGGGCCAGGGGCAGAACTTCGTGGCCAGCGACGTGCCGGCGCTGCTCGAGCACACGCGCGACTTCGTCTACATGGAGGAGGGCGACCTGGCGGTCGTCACCGCGCAGCGCATCGACATCTACAACCGCCAGGGCAACATCGTGAACCGGCCCACCCGCCGCATCGACTGGACGCCGATGATGGCGGAGAAGGGCGGCCACAAGCACTTCATGCACAAGGAGATCTGGGAGCAGCCTCGCGCCGTGGCGGACACGCTGCGCGGCCGCATGCTCCTGTCCGAGGGCGACATCCACTTCGAGGGCTGGAACCTGTCGCCCGAGAAGGTGCGCTCGCTCACCAAGATTACCATCCTGGCGTGCGGCACCTCGTGGCACTCGGGCATGGCCGGCAAGCACATGATCGAGACGCTGGCGCGCCTCCCCGTCGAGGTGGAGCTGGCCAGTGAGTTCCGCTACCGCGACCCCATCGTCGACCCGACGCACCTGTCGATCGCCATCAGCCAGTCGGGTGAGACGGCCGACACGCTGGCGGCGTTCAAGGAGGCCAAGGCGCGCGGGGCCATGTCCCTGGCCATCTGCAACGTGATGGGCAGCGCGATGACGCGCGAGGCGGAGATCTCCGTGCTCACCAACGCCGGTCCGGAGATCGGCGTGGCGTCCACCAAGGCGTTCACCACCCAGCTCGTCACGCTCTACATGCTGGCGGTGAAGCTGGGCCGGATGCGCGGCACCCTCACGGTGAAGGCCGCCCAGGAGCACCTGACGCACCTGACCGAGATCCCGAAGATGATCGAGGACGTGCTCAAGTGCGAGGCCTCGGTGAAGCGCGTGGCGCGCGAGTTCATGAACTCGCAGGACTTCCTCTTCCTCGGCCGCGGCCCCATGCACCCGGTGGCGCTCGAGGGCGCGCTGAAGCTCAAGGAGATCTCCTACATCCACGCGGAGGGCTACGCGGGCGGCGAGATGAAGCACGGCCCCATCGCCCTCATCGACGAGAAGATGCCGGTGGTGGTGATCGCCCCGAAGCAGCCGCACGTGGCGTACGAGAAGATCATCGGCAACATCGAGGAGGTGCGGGCGCGCGGCGGCAAGGTCATCGCCGTCATCGACGAGGATGACAGCCACGTGGCCGGTCTGGCGGACCACGTGATTCGCATCCCGCCGGCCTGCGCGCTGCTGGCGCCGGTGGTGGCCACCATCCCGCTGCAGCTTTTGGCCTACCACGTGGCCGAGATGCGCGGGAATGACGTGGACCAGCCGCGCAACCTCGCCAAGAGCGTGACGGTGGAGTAG
- the glmU gene encoding bifunctional UDP-N-acetylglucosamine diphosphorylase/glucosamine-1-phosphate N-acetyltransferase GlmU has translation MSSPLAAVVLCAGKGTRMKSEKAKVLHPILGRPLCAYPLKRALELGASPLVPVVGHQAAEVEKAIRAQLPQASLRFALQKEQRGTADAVRSAEASLKDFSGRVLILYGDVPLLRRETLEALLAAHEASKGVLSLVGTTLEDPTGYGRVIREGGKVTRIVEHKDCTPEQRKVRECNAGIYVVESSFLWRALAEIKPQNAQGEFYLTDLVEMAARQGPVGSVDADATETAGVNDRVELAARARVMQQRINEHHMRAGVTLMDPATTFIEDDVTIGSDTEVGPMVMLAAGTVVGRNVTIGQGSVLTASSVADGTAIKPYSVFEEAKVGERCIIGPFSRLRPGTELAEEVHLGNFVETKKARIGKGSKASHLSYLGDAKIGAGVNVGAGTITCNYDGVNKHVTELGDGVFIGSDTQLVAPVIVGDGAYVGAGTTVTKNVPPGSLAVSRVPQVNKEGWVARKKQRQG, from the coding sequence ATGTCCTCTCCCCTCGCGGCGGTGGTGTTGTGTGCCGGCAAGGGCACCCGGATGAAGTCGGAGAAGGCGAAAGTCCTTCACCCCATCCTGGGCAGACCCCTGTGTGCATATCCCTTGAAGCGTGCGCTCGAACTGGGCGCCTCTCCGTTGGTACCTGTGGTGGGCCACCAGGCCGCCGAGGTGGAGAAGGCCATCCGGGCGCAGCTCCCTCAAGCCTCCTTGCGCTTCGCGCTCCAGAAGGAGCAGCGCGGCACCGCTGACGCGGTCCGGTCTGCGGAAGCCTCGCTGAAGGACTTCTCGGGGCGTGTCCTCATCCTTTATGGCGATGTGCCGCTGCTGCGCCGCGAGACGCTCGAGGCGCTGCTCGCCGCGCACGAGGCCAGCAAGGGCGTGCTCTCGCTGGTGGGCACCACCTTGGAGGATCCGACGGGCTACGGCCGCGTCATCCGTGAGGGTGGCAAGGTGACGCGCATCGTCGAGCACAAGGACTGCACCCCGGAGCAGCGCAAGGTGCGCGAGTGCAACGCCGGCATCTACGTGGTGGAGTCGTCCTTCCTCTGGAGGGCGCTGGCGGAGATCAAACCGCAGAACGCCCAGGGCGAGTTCTACCTCACGGATCTGGTGGAGATGGCCGCTCGGCAGGGCCCGGTGGGTTCGGTGGACGCGGACGCCACGGAGACGGCCGGGGTGAATGACCGCGTGGAGCTGGCGGCGCGCGCCCGAGTGATGCAGCAGCGCATCAACGAGCACCACATGCGCGCGGGCGTCACCCTGATGGATCCCGCCACCACCTTCATCGAGGACGACGTCACCATCGGCTCGGACACGGAAGTAGGTCCCATGGTGATGCTGGCGGCCGGCACGGTGGTGGGGCGCAACGTCACCATCGGCCAGGGCAGCGTGCTCACGGCCTCCAGCGTGGCGGATGGCACGGCCATCAAGCCCTACTCGGTCTTCGAGGAGGCGAAGGTGGGCGAGCGGTGCATCATCGGCCCGTTCTCCCGGCTGCGCCCCGGCACCGAGCTGGCCGAGGAGGTACACCTGGGCAACTTCGTCGAGACGAAGAAGGCCCGCATCGGCAAGGGCTCCAAGGCCAGCCACCTGTCGTACCTGGGCGACGCGAAGATCGGCGCCGGGGTCAACGTTGGGGCGGGCACCATCACCTGTAACTATGACGGGGTGAACAAGCACGTCACCGAGCTGGGCGACGGCGTGTTCATCGGCTCGGACACCCAGCTGGTCGCGCCAGTGATCGTCGGGGACGGGGCGTATGTCGGCGCGGGGACAACCGTGACGAAAAATGTACCGCCTGGGAGCCTCGCCGTGTCCAGGGTGCCACAGGTGAACAAGGAGGGTTGGGTGGCCCGGAAGAAGCAGCGGCAGGGCTAA
- the ggt gene encoding gamma-glutamyltransferase — translation MSRRSVSNAAHYAVQVVVSVVVLVAASAHAGRPYRGGAVASAHPMASAAALKMLEQGGNATDAAVAAAFTLAVVGPYHSGLGGGGFALVHEAKTGETRVLDFREVAPKAATRDMYVKDGQVVPGLSTDGALSVAVPGAVAGYLELLQKHGKLKPAVVMAPAIEAARKGFWVTPKYHQMATDRLACLRKDPEASRLLLVKNSEGVPDAPPIGHVLRQPELARTLTQLSQRGAKAFYAGPIAQAMVDTVKAGGGILTLEDLKDYKTRSHQPLEGSYRGHRILTMPPPSAGGITVVQVLAAMEKLLPQMSFRDPEALHLYAEVLRRVYVDRVKYLGDPAFVKIPLERLLSPGYIADLAGSIDPKKATPSASLLPLKESVPSSTPPREPKNTTHISVIDKDGNAVALTTTLNYAFGSCVVAKGVGVLLNDEMDDFSVQPGVPNVFGLVTGDGNAIQPGKVPLSSMSPTLVFAKEDPKRVMLSVGSPGGPSISTTVIQTISNMVDGGMNVAQAVGEGRLHHQYLPDELWVDQFGAEPATLSALEAKGHKLRRLIVWGDAEAVHSDPKTNLRYSASDPRNEGMALGQD, via the coding sequence GTGTCCAGGCGGTCTGTCTCTAACGCGGCGCATTACGCCGTGCAAGTGGTGGTGTCGGTGGTGGTGCTGGTGGCGGCCTCGGCGCACGCGGGGCGGCCGTACCGGGGCGGCGCGGTGGCCTCGGCGCACCCGATGGCGAGCGCGGCGGCGCTGAAGATGTTGGAGCAGGGAGGCAACGCCACGGATGCGGCGGTGGCGGCGGCCTTCACACTGGCGGTGGTAGGGCCGTATCACTCAGGGTTGGGCGGCGGCGGGTTCGCGCTGGTGCATGAGGCGAAGACGGGAGAGACGCGGGTGCTGGACTTCCGCGAGGTGGCTCCGAAGGCGGCCACGCGGGACATGTACGTGAAGGACGGACAGGTGGTGCCGGGGCTGTCCACGGACGGGGCGCTGAGCGTGGCGGTGCCGGGCGCGGTGGCGGGCTACCTGGAGCTGCTGCAGAAGCACGGGAAGCTGAAGCCGGCCGTGGTGATGGCACCGGCCATCGAGGCGGCGCGCAAGGGCTTCTGGGTGACGCCGAAGTACCATCAGATGGCCACGGACCGGCTGGCGTGCCTGCGCAAGGATCCGGAGGCCTCGCGCCTGTTGCTGGTGAAGAACTCGGAGGGGGTGCCGGACGCACCGCCCATCGGCCATGTGCTCCGGCAGCCGGAGCTGGCGCGCACGCTCACGCAGCTGAGCCAGCGCGGCGCGAAGGCCTTCTACGCGGGCCCCATCGCCCAGGCGATGGTGGACACGGTGAAGGCCGGCGGAGGCATCCTCACGCTGGAGGACCTGAAGGACTACAAGACGCGCAGCCACCAGCCGCTGGAGGGCAGCTACCGCGGCCACCGCATCCTCACCATGCCACCGCCGAGCGCGGGAGGAATCACCGTGGTGCAGGTGCTGGCGGCGATGGAGAAGCTGCTTCCTCAGATGAGCTTCCGCGACCCGGAGGCGCTGCACCTGTACGCGGAGGTGCTGCGGCGGGTGTACGTGGACCGGGTGAAGTACCTGGGAGACCCGGCGTTCGTGAAGATTCCGCTCGAGCGGCTACTGTCGCCTGGCTACATCGCGGACCTGGCGGGCAGCATCGATCCGAAGAAGGCGACGCCGAGCGCGTCCCTGCTGCCGCTGAAGGAGAGCGTACCGTCCAGCACGCCGCCACGAGAGCCGAAGAACACCACGCACATCTCGGTCATCGACAAGGACGGCAACGCCGTGGCGCTGACGACGACGTTGAACTACGCGTTCGGCTCATGCGTGGTGGCCAAAGGCGTGGGGGTGCTGCTCAATGATGAGATGGATGACTTCTCGGTGCAGCCGGGGGTGCCCAACGTCTTCGGGCTGGTGACAGGCGATGGTAACGCCATCCAGCCGGGCAAGGTGCCGCTGTCGTCGATGTCTCCGACGCTGGTGTTCGCCAAGGAGGACCCGAAGCGGGTGATGCTGTCGGTGGGCAGCCCGGGAGGCCCGTCGATTTCGACCACGGTCATCCAGACGATCTCCAACATGGTGGACGGAGGGATGAACGTGGCGCAGGCGGTGGGCGAGGGCCGACTGCACCACCAGTACCTGCCGGACGAGCTGTGGGTGGACCAGTTCGGCGCGGAGCCGGCGACGCTGTCGGCGCTGGAGGCCAAGGGCCACAAGCTCCGGCGGCTGATCGTGTGGGGCGACGCGGAGGCGGTACACAGCGACCCGAAGACGAACCTGCGCTACTCGGCGAGTGATCCTCGCAACGAGGGCATGGCCCTGGGTCAGGACTGA
- a CDS encoding TatD family hydrolase, which yields MPELLPLFDAHLHPESLSDQDLESMRFFGVERALVVAHHFAEPTPKALRQHFDDLVGRQLPRLERLGIRAYAALGVHPRCIPRRGLSEVLSSLPDYFQGGRVVALGETGLHSGGEEEEEAFLEQLALARRLKLRVVVHTPTRDKERHTRRILVLLRTSGVLPSRVLVDHATGRTVSAILGCGHWAGLTLHPEALKAERAVALVRKLGSERLLLNSDAGDGAGDILGLARLARLLVKANLSERVVRRVAYENAERFFQLKD from the coding sequence GTGCCCGAGCTGCTCCCCCTCTTCGACGCGCACCTGCACCCCGAGTCCCTGAGCGATCAGGACCTCGAGTCGATGCGCTTCTTCGGGGTGGAGCGGGCGCTGGTGGTGGCCCACCACTTCGCGGAGCCGACGCCCAAGGCGCTGCGGCAGCACTTCGATGATCTGGTGGGCCGGCAGCTCCCAAGGCTGGAGCGGTTGGGCATCCGCGCGTACGCGGCGCTCGGGGTACACCCACGCTGCATCCCCCGACGCGGGTTGTCCGAGGTGCTCTCCAGCCTGCCGGATTACTTCCAGGGCGGGCGCGTGGTGGCGCTGGGCGAGACGGGGCTGCACTCGGGAGGCGAGGAGGAGGAGGAAGCCTTCCTGGAGCAGCTCGCGCTGGCGCGGCGGCTGAAGCTGCGGGTGGTGGTGCATACGCCCACGCGGGACAAGGAGCGCCACACCCGGCGCATCCTCGTGCTGCTGCGCACCTCGGGGGTGCTGCCCTCGCGGGTGCTGGTGGACCACGCCACGGGCCGGACGGTGAGCGCCATCCTTGGTTGTGGCCACTGGGCGGGGCTGACGCTGCACCCGGAGGCGCTGAAGGCCGAGCGCGCGGTGGCGCTGGTGCGCAAGCTTGGCAGCGAGCGGCTGTTGCTCAACTCGGACGCGGGCGATGGAGCCGGAGACATCCTCGGACTGGCGCGCCTGGCCCGCCTGCTGGTGAAGGCCAACCTCTCCGAGCGGGTGGTGCGGCGCGTCGCCTACGAGAACGCCGAGCGCTTCTTCCAGCTCAAGGACTGA